The following proteins are co-located in the Pseudomonas sp. DY-1 genome:
- a CDS encoding TonB-dependent receptor domain-containing protein, with amino-acid sequence MGGAWTIGQFVLRGQYLFNDFRFDNDDTYGDNRLASLPRQFIKGEALWQREGWYAAPTFEWVPTHYNVDQAETLYADGYAIWGLKAGYRPGEGFGFFLEGRNLSGKTYVATTGVIADAQGRDKCSFPVG; translated from the coding sequence TTGGGCGGGGCCTGGACCATCGGCCAGTTCGTCCTGCGTGGGCAGTATCTGTTCAATGATTTCCGCTTCGACAACGACGATACCTACGGCGACAACCGACTCGCGAGTCTGCCGCGGCAATTCATCAAGGGTGAGGCCCTGTGGCAACGCGAAGGCTGGTATGCGGCGCCGACCTTCGAGTGGGTACCGACCCATTACAACGTCGACCAGGCGGAAACCCTTTATGCCGATGGCTACGCCATCTGGGGGCTCAAGGCGGGTTACCGCCCGGGCGAGGGATTCGGCTTCTTCCTGGAGGGACGAAATCTGTCCGGCAAGACCTATGTCGCCACCACCGGGGTGATCGCCGACGCCCAGGGACGTGACAAGTGCTCATTTCCTGTTGGGTGA
- a CDS encoding DUF2946 family protein: MKIARQDRSLIAWMLYACVLFNLLACGLHHGQTMGLELNGLGGAPCSGEPNPGPSLDGDFGGSAAGDWSGEFKCPLCGTIPLAIAALFVQAWLLGVCDARPETFEPRLKAPPGYFWPSASSRASAPRKRACPFVAPACNAPSMDAACC, translated from the coding sequence ATGAAAATCGCCCGCCAGGACCGCTCGCTGATTGCCTGGATGCTCTATGCCTGCGTCCTTTTCAATCTGCTTGCCTGCGGTCTGCACCACGGGCAGACGATGGGCTTGGAGCTGAACGGTCTGGGCGGTGCGCCCTGTTCCGGCGAACCCAACCCTGGGCCGAGCCTCGATGGCGATTTCGGTGGCAGCGCCGCCGGCGACTGGTCCGGTGAATTCAAATGCCCTCTGTGCGGGACCATTCCCCTGGCGATAGCCGCGCTCTTCGTGCAGGCCTGGCTGCTGGGTGTGTGCGATGCCCGCCCCGAAACCTTCGAGCCGCGCCTCAAGGCGCCGCCGGGTTACTTCTGGCCTTCGGCCAGTTCCCGCGCTTCGGCGCCGAGGAAGCGCGCCTGTCCATTCGTGGCTCCGGCCTGCAACGCACCTTCCATGGACGCGGCCTGCTGCTGA
- a CDS encoding aspartate/glutamate racemase family protein — MKIQLINPNTSVAMTASLAEAANHLLRPGNQLLAVTNGAGPASIECHYDEALSVPGLLQAIRDGERDGAEGHVIACFGDPGLLAAREIARFPVIGIAEAAMHLATWVATGFSIVTTLGRTKVIARHLVERYGFHQHCRGIHAVEIPVLALDEDPDGLFRIMRTACLDALEQDESGAIVLGCAGMSHLAKGLQEELGVPVIDGVSAALKMVEMLGELRLSTSKRGDLDFPLPKPYVGFLRNFAVGA, encoded by the coding sequence ATGAAAATCCAGCTGATCAACCCGAACACCAGCGTCGCCATGACCGCCAGCCTGGCTGAAGCCGCCAATCACCTGCTGCGTCCCGGCAACCAGTTGCTGGCAGTGACCAATGGTGCCGGTCCGGCCTCCATCGAGTGTCACTACGATGAGGCGCTTTCCGTGCCGGGGTTGCTTCAGGCCATCCGCGACGGTGAGCGCGATGGCGCCGAAGGCCACGTAATCGCCTGCTTCGGCGATCCGGGACTGCTGGCTGCGCGGGAGATCGCGCGCTTCCCGGTCATCGGCATCGCCGAAGCTGCCATGCACCTGGCCACCTGGGTCGCCACCGGCTTCAGCATCGTCACTACCCTCGGTCGTACCAAGGTCATTGCCCGGCATCTGGTGGAGCGCTATGGCTTCCACCAACATTGCCGGGGCATTCATGCCGTGGAGATTCCGGTGCTGGCGCTGGATGAGGACCCGGACGGCCTGTTCCGCATCATGCGCACGGCCTGCCTGGATGCGCTGGAGCAGGATGAATCGGGCGCCATCGTCCTCGGTTGTGCCGGCATGAGCCACCTGGCGAAGGGCTTGCAGGAAGAACTCGGTGTGCCGGTGATCGACGGCGTCAGCGCCGCGCTGAAGATGGTGGAGATGCTCGGTGAGCTGCGCCTTTCCACCAGCAAGCGTGGTGATCTGGATTTCCCGCTGCCCAAGCCGTATGTGGGGTTTTTGCGGAACTTCGCGGTTGGGGCGTGA
- a CDS encoding GntR family transcriptional regulator — protein MADKKLETTVDRVYQGVYQAISNRSLRPGMKLGEASLAELFSVSRTSVRAALKQLEADGLVSSEPNKGCWVSLPSDEEIRSLFETRRLIEIGIVTELCRRRDSAAMQDMREHLLLEEDARRNHDHERLIHLLGEFHIKLAEALNNPVLLDWFRKLISRASLYVAALDDERHDACRDDEHLRLIEFIEAGNQSAAIELTCFHLAAIETAIVESAGKLKANYHPLKHLIET, from the coding sequence ATGGCAGACAAGAAGCTGGAAACCACGGTCGACCGCGTCTACCAGGGGGTTTACCAGGCCATCAGCAACCGCTCGCTGCGGCCTGGCATGAAACTCGGCGAAGCCTCCCTGGCGGAGCTGTTCAGCGTGAGTCGCACCTCGGTGCGTGCGGCGCTGAAGCAACTGGAGGCCGACGGCCTGGTGTCCTCCGAGCCGAACAAAGGCTGCTGGGTATCGCTGCCCAGTGACGAGGAGATCCGCTCGTTGTTCGAAACACGGCGGCTGATCGAGATCGGCATCGTCACCGAGCTCTGCAGACGCCGGGACAGCGCTGCCATGCAAGACATGCGCGAGCACCTGCTGCTGGAAGAAGACGCGCGGCGCAACCATGACCACGAGCGGCTGATCCATTTGCTTGGCGAGTTCCACATCAAGCTCGCCGAGGCGCTCAACAACCCGGTGCTGCTGGACTGGTTCCGCAAGCTCATCTCGCGCGCTTCGCTCTATGTCGCCGCCCTGGACGACGAGCGCCATGACGCCTGCCGCGACGACGAGCACCTGCGCCTGATCGAGTTCATCGAGGCGGGCAACCAGAGCGCCGCCATCGAACTGACCTGCTTCCACCTGGCAGCGATCGAAACCGCCATCGTCGAGTCGGCCGGCAAGCTCAAGGCCAACTACCACCCGCTGAAACACCTGATCGAGACCTGA
- a CDS encoding ABC transporter ATP-binding protein, which produces MKHTSSIEVQRVSKRYTEDPEVTPALDDVSVSIRHNEFFTLLGPSGCGKTTLLRSIAGFEQVSSGSIEIGGQRVDQLPPYKRRVNTVFQNYALFPHMSVAENIAFGLEMQGLERSAIPGRVKEMLALVQMEHLARRRPAELSGGQQQRVALARALAPRPDVLLLDEPLSALDLKLRKEMQVELKRVQQEAGITFIFVTHDQEEALTLSDRIAVMSSGKILQIGTPNDIYERPQHRFVAHFIGDINFLPGQLRQCPQNGNLFRPDGIPVEIPCATDANTRAGTAQLAFRPERSKLVDPSQPHHLRAVVEAVLYVGTATLYQCRLANDAKVMLRESNEGATSARAVGSSVAVHLPPHACLLMEA; this is translated from the coding sequence ATGAAGCACACGTCCTCCATCGAGGTGCAACGCGTCAGCAAGCGCTACACCGAAGATCCCGAAGTTACGCCGGCGCTCGACGATGTTTCGGTCAGCATCCGCCACAACGAATTCTTCACCCTCCTCGGCCCATCAGGTTGCGGCAAGACCACCCTGCTGCGCTCCATTGCCGGTTTCGAGCAGGTCAGCTCGGGCTCAATCGAAATTGGCGGGCAACGCGTGGACCAGCTCCCGCCCTACAAGCGCCGGGTCAATACCGTCTTCCAGAACTACGCGCTCTTCCCGCATATGAGCGTGGCCGAGAATATCGCCTTCGGCCTGGAGATGCAGGGGCTGGAGCGCAGCGCCATTCCCGGGCGGGTGAAGGAAATGCTCGCCCTCGTACAGATGGAACACCTGGCCCGCCGTCGCCCCGCCGAATTGTCCGGTGGCCAGCAGCAGCGCGTGGCCCTGGCCCGCGCACTGGCGCCGCGCCCGGATGTGCTGTTATTGGACGAACCGCTCTCCGCGCTGGACCTCAAGCTGCGCAAGGAAATGCAGGTCGAGCTCAAGCGCGTGCAGCAGGAAGCCGGCATCACTTTCATCTTCGTCACCCACGACCAGGAAGAGGCGCTGACCCTCTCCGACCGCATCGCGGTGATGTCCAGCGGCAAGATCCTGCAGATCGGCACCCCCAACGACATCTACGAACGCCCGCAGCACCGCTTCGTCGCCCACTTCATCGGCGACATCAATTTCCTTCCCGGCCAACTGCGCCAATGCCCGCAGAACGGCAACCTGTTCCGCCCCGACGGCATCCCGGTGGAAATTCCCTGCGCCACAGACGCCAACACCCGCGCCGGCACGGCCCAACTGGCGTTCCGCCCGGAGCGCTCGAAACTGGTGGACCCGTCGCAACCCCATCACCTGCGTGCCGTGGTCGAAGCGGTGCTCTACGTCGGCACGGCCACGCTCTACCAGTGCCGCCTCGCCAACGATGCCAAGGTGATGCTGCGCGAGAGCAACGAGGGTGCCACCAGCGCCCGTGCCGTGGGTTCGAGCGTGGCCGTGCACCTGCCGCCCCACGCCTGCCTGCTGATGGAGGCCTGA
- a CDS encoding ABC transporter permease, with product MSVSATSPSLNRLLLLSPVLLTLLGLIAVPLGIMGYISLLPRNLYGGVDWSADWHWQSYVQLFFQEDFDGNLELNWVYAQALLRSVLQAGGTTLLCFLFGFPVALWMSSLSERSRNIMVLLITIPFWTNLLIRNYAWLIILREHGWLAQSLNALFPQAGGITLLYNDFAVVVGLVYSFLPFMILPIYSTLEKLDWRLVEAAYDLGANRWKALRRVILPLSMPGVVAGSLLVFVPSLGAFITPAILGGGKTLMIGNLIQQQFGTARNWPLGSSLSFLLLGLMLLALVLYALYAKKAAKAVRQGAR from the coding sequence ATGAGCGTCAGCGCCACCTCCCCCAGCCTCAACCGGCTGCTGCTGTTGAGCCCGGTGCTGCTCACCCTGCTCGGGTTGATCGCCGTGCCGCTGGGCATCATGGGCTACATCAGCCTGCTACCGCGCAACCTCTATGGCGGCGTCGACTGGAGCGCCGACTGGCATTGGCAGAGCTATGTGCAGTTGTTCTTCCAGGAAGATTTCGACGGCAACCTGGAGCTGAACTGGGTCTACGCCCAGGCCCTGCTGCGGTCGGTGCTGCAAGCTGGTGGCACGACATTGCTGTGCTTCCTCTTCGGCTTCCCGGTGGCGCTGTGGATGAGCAGCCTCAGCGAGCGCTCGCGCAACATCATGGTGCTGCTGATCACCATCCCTTTCTGGACCAACCTGCTGATCCGCAACTACGCCTGGCTGATCATCCTGCGCGAGCACGGCTGGCTGGCCCAGAGCCTCAATGCGCTGTTCCCGCAGGCCGGTGGCATCACCCTGCTGTACAACGATTTCGCAGTGGTCGTCGGGCTGGTCTACAGCTTCCTGCCATTCATGATCCTGCCGATCTACTCCACCCTGGAGAAGCTCGACTGGCGCCTGGTGGAAGCCGCCTATGACCTCGGCGCCAATCGCTGGAAGGCCCTGCGCCGGGTGATCCTGCCGCTGTCCATGCCCGGTGTGGTGGCCGGTTCCCTGCTGGTGTTCGTGCCGAGCCTGGGTGCCTTCATCACCCCCGCCATCCTCGGCGGCGGCAAGACGCTGATGATCGGCAACCTGATCCAGCAGCAGTTCGGCACCGCACGCAACTGGCCGCTGGGCAGCTCGCTGTCCTTCCTCCTGCTCGGGCTGATGCTGCTGGCCCTGGTGCTGTACGCCCTCTACGCCAAGAAAGCCGCCAAGGCCGTCCGCCAGGGAGCCCGCTGA
- a CDS encoding ABC transporter permease — MIANHLKKLPLTRETSLLVLAYLYLPILVLIAYSFNANRTATVWTEFSFAWYGRILANPSIQAAALNSVIVASIATVCATAIALLAALATYRPFYGQKMVEGGINLPLILPEIVTAVATLLLFMALGIKLGLLTVIVAHIGFCIPFAYLPIRARLNDLDKGLLEAANDLYANPFHTFRRVTLPLLFPAVLSGAVLAFVVSLDDFIMTFFVAGPGSTTLPVYIFSAIKAGVTPEINAISTLMLVISIVLVMLSYWLGQRGKTTT, encoded by the coding sequence ATGATTGCCAACCACCTGAAGAAACTGCCGCTGACCCGCGAAACCAGCCTGCTGGTACTGGCCTACCTGTACCTGCCGATCCTGGTGCTGATCGCCTACAGCTTCAACGCCAACCGCACCGCCACGGTGTGGACCGAGTTCTCCTTCGCCTGGTACGGGCGCATTCTCGCCAACCCGTCGATCCAGGCGGCGGCGCTGAACTCGGTGATCGTCGCCAGCATCGCCACCGTCTGCGCCACCGCCATCGCCCTGCTCGCGGCGCTGGCCACCTACCGGCCCTTCTACGGTCAGAAGATGGTGGAGGGCGGCATCAACCTGCCGCTGATCCTCCCGGAGATCGTCACCGCCGTGGCCACCCTGCTCCTTTTCATGGCCCTCGGCATTAAGCTCGGCCTGCTGACGGTGATCGTCGCCCACATCGGCTTCTGCATCCCCTTCGCCTACCTGCCGATCCGCGCACGCCTGAACGACCTCGACAAGGGCCTGCTGGAAGCCGCCAACGACCTGTACGCCAACCCGTTCCACACCTTCCGCCGGGTGACCCTGCCGCTGCTGTTCCCGGCGGTGTTGTCCGGCGCGGTGCTGGCGTTCGTGGTCAGCCTCGACGACTTCATCATGACTTTCTTCGTCGCCGGCCCCGGTTCGACCACGCTGCCGGTCTACATCTTCTCGGCCATCAAGGCCGGGGTAACCCCCGAGATCAACGCAATCTCGACCCTGATGCTGGTGATCTCGATCGTCCTGGTGATGCTCTCGTACTGGCTCGGCCAGCGCGGCAAGACCACCACCTGA
- a CDS encoding extracellular solute-binding protein: MKLKALRHGVAGLTLSCFAALTAQADEPKELFFYNWTDYYPVELLAKFEKETGIKVTMDGYDSNETLLAKLQAGGAAYDVIVPSHSIMRTLIEQGLLQEIDTPTLPNFAHVKPAFRDPEFDPGRKYSAPYLWGTTGFSYDSARVPGGKLDDSWKEFFEPRPELQGQLAALDTPSSVINAASHYLGVDECSENPQDAKRILELLQKQKPFLKMYSSDNTVDRMASGEVIMMQNWNGSTARATLQKSTIKYVYPREGVAMFQDNFAVPKSAPHPGNAKVFIDWMMKPENAAAVSNAIAYANGIDSDTLLDKKWKVMDAINMPDEFAERLRPEKECSNQARELQDRIWSKLKG, translated from the coding sequence ATGAAGTTGAAAGCATTGCGTCATGGGGTAGCCGGTCTGACCCTGAGCTGTTTCGCCGCCCTGACCGCCCAGGCGGACGAGCCCAAGGAGCTGTTCTTCTACAACTGGACTGACTATTACCCGGTGGAACTGCTCGCCAAGTTCGAGAAGGAGACCGGCATCAAGGTCACCATGGACGGCTACGACAGCAACGAAACCCTGCTGGCCAAACTCCAGGCGGGCGGTGCCGCCTACGACGTGATCGTGCCGTCGCACTCGATCATGCGCACCCTGATCGAACAGGGCCTGCTGCAGGAAATCGACACCCCCACCCTGCCGAACTTCGCCCATGTGAAGCCGGCCTTCCGCGATCCCGAGTTCGACCCCGGCCGCAAGTACTCGGCGCCCTACCTGTGGGGCACCACCGGCTTCTCCTACGACAGCGCACGGGTGCCGGGCGGCAAGCTGGACGACTCCTGGAAGGAGTTCTTCGAGCCGCGTCCCGAACTGCAGGGCCAGCTCGCCGCGCTGGATACGCCGAGCAGCGTGATCAACGCCGCCAGCCATTACCTGGGCGTGGATGAATGCAGCGAAAACCCGCAGGACGCCAAGCGCATTCTCGAATTGCTGCAGAAGCAGAAGCCCTTCCTGAAGATGTACAGCTCCGACAACACCGTGGACCGCATGGCCTCGGGTGAAGTGATCATGATGCAGAACTGGAACGGCTCTACCGCCCGCGCCACGCTGCAGAAAAGCACGATCAAGTACGTCTACCCGCGTGAAGGCGTGGCCATGTTCCAGGACAACTTCGCCGTGCCGAAGAGCGCGCCGCATCCGGGCAACGCCAAGGTCTTCATCGACTGGATGATGAAGCCAGAGAACGCCGCCGCCGTGTCCAACGCCATCGCCTACGCCAACGGCATCGACAGCGATACGCTGCTGGACAAGAAATGGAAGGTGATGGACGCCATCAACATGCCCGACGAGTTCGCCGAGCGCCTGCGCCCCGAAAAGGAATGCAGCAACCAGGCTCGCGAGCTGCAGGACCGCATCTGGTCCAAGCTCAAGGGCTGA
- a CDS encoding amidohydrolase family protein translates to MTDTCWLRNVRPFGGAAEDFLIQNGRFAERRPASDAALAATDIDGAGQLMTSALVESHIHLDKTLWGQPWRPNSAGPTLKDYIANERRVLREVTAPIAERAGALLENCIARGSLTMRCHVDIDPEFGLRHVEAMQALRERYRDLIDLELVVFPQTGLVSRPGTAELMRQAMGLGVENVGGLDPCGIDNDPVAQLDIVFGLAAEFDRGVDIHLHDKGELGLWQIALIADYTERFNRQGRVMISHAYCLGMVPWNRVEALAKRLASLGISLMSSAPADCAVPPFLELREAGVNLCLGSDGIRDAWSPMGNGDMLERAMLLAFRFDLAKDDELAAAFDAASQHGSKALGLSEHGLTLGARADFLLMDAQSLGEAVVARPQRQVYRAGRLIATQGRLLESRL, encoded by the coding sequence ATGACCGACACCTGCTGGCTGCGCAACGTCCGCCCCTTCGGCGGCGCGGCCGAAGACTTCCTAATCCAGAACGGCCGCTTCGCAGAACGCCGCCCGGCGAGCGATGCAGCGCTTGCCGCCACTGACATCGACGGCGCCGGCCAGCTGATGACCAGCGCCCTGGTGGAAAGCCATATCCACCTGGACAAGACCCTCTGGGGCCAACCCTGGCGCCCCAACAGCGCTGGTCCGACGCTGAAGGACTACATTGCCAACGAGCGCCGCGTGCTGCGCGAGGTCACCGCTCCAATCGCCGAACGCGCCGGTGCGCTGCTGGAAAACTGCATCGCCCGGGGCTCGCTCACCATGCGCTGTCATGTGGATATCGACCCCGAGTTCGGCCTGCGCCACGTGGAAGCCATGCAAGCCCTGCGCGAGCGTTACCGCGACCTGATCGACCTCGAGCTGGTGGTGTTCCCGCAGACCGGGCTGGTCAGCCGCCCCGGCACCGCCGAGTTGATGCGCCAGGCCATGGGCCTGGGCGTGGAAAACGTCGGCGGACTCGACCCCTGCGGCATCGACAACGACCCCGTCGCCCAACTGGATATCGTCTTCGGCCTGGCCGCAGAGTTCGATCGCGGCGTGGACATCCACCTGCACGACAAGGGCGAACTCGGCCTCTGGCAGATTGCCCTGATCGCCGACTACACCGAGCGTTTCAATCGCCAGGGGCGGGTGATGATCAGTCACGCCTACTGCCTGGGAATGGTGCCCTGGAACCGCGTCGAAGCGCTGGCCAAGCGCCTGGCCTCGCTGGGTATCTCGCTGATGAGCTCGGCACCGGCCGACTGCGCCGTGCCGCCCTTCCTCGAACTCCGCGAAGCCGGCGTGAATCTTTGCCTCGGCTCCGACGGCATCCGCGATGCCTGGTCCCCCATGGGCAATGGCGACATGCTGGAGCGCGCCATGCTGCTGGCCTTCCGCTTCGACCTCGCCAAGGACGACGAGCTGGCCGCCGCCTTCGACGCCGCCAGCCAGCATGGCTCCAAGGCCCTGGGACTTTCGGAACACGGCCTCACCCTCGGTGCCCGTGCGGACTTCCTGCTGATGGATGCACAGAGCCTTGGCGAAGCCGTAGTGGCACGGCCGCAGCGCCAGGTCTATCGCGCCGGCAGGCTGATCGCCACCCAGGGCCGCCTGCTGGAGAGCCGCCTGTGA
- a CDS encoding amidohydrolase family protein: MSAPRIGLKASCVVGFDGTRHVLWRDGEVVIEGSRVLFVGRGFPGPVDRWIDYGNALLGPGFIDLDALGDLDSTVLCLDNGDERSMGRMWSAEYLARGPQESYNFDEEVFKYRYAFTQLIRNGITTAMPITSMYYREWAETYDEFAAVAGVAAELGLRTYLGPCYMSGMQVLQRDGSLVEHWDEPRGLAGLEAAERFFRDFDGAHDGLIRGALLPDRIQTCTPALLQRTHALSRELAAPVRLHCCQGSGEVALVKSLRGKAPLAWLEELDLLGPRTLLPHGIYIEGDEDLARLAGSGTSLVHCPVVFARDGEALDSFGRYRTRGINFALGTDTWPADLLDNMRQGLNIARLKEGGSHGTSALDLYNAATLGGAKALGRDDLGRLAPGAKADITVFDLDGLHLGPLFDPLKNLLLAGRGDDCIASWIDGRCVMQDGQVNGVDYASLQQQAQRQFHKLMQSHADRAFGQPDWRGLFQSAIPFADAWSADRPLCTLASQPDQ; encoded by the coding sequence GTGAGCGCACCGCGCATTGGCCTGAAAGCCAGCTGCGTGGTGGGCTTCGATGGCACTCGCCACGTGCTCTGGCGCGACGGCGAAGTAGTAATCGAAGGGTCGCGCGTGCTCTTCGTCGGCCGCGGTTTTCCTGGCCCGGTGGATCGCTGGATCGACTACGGCAATGCCCTGCTCGGCCCCGGCTTCATCGACCTGGACGCCCTTGGCGATCTCGACTCCACAGTCCTTTGCCTGGACAACGGCGATGAGCGCAGCATGGGTCGCATGTGGTCGGCGGAGTACCTCGCCCGGGGGCCGCAGGAGAGCTACAACTTCGATGAAGAAGTCTTCAAGTACCGCTATGCGTTCACCCAACTGATCCGCAACGGCATCACCACGGCCATGCCGATCACCTCCATGTACTACCGCGAGTGGGCGGAAACCTACGACGAGTTCGCGGCGGTCGCGGGTGTTGCCGCCGAGCTTGGCCTGCGCACCTACCTCGGCCCCTGCTACATGAGCGGCATGCAGGTGCTGCAGCGCGACGGCAGCCTCGTCGAGCACTGGGACGAACCCCGTGGCCTGGCCGGGCTTGAGGCCGCCGAACGCTTCTTCCGTGACTTCGATGGCGCCCACGACGGTTTGATCCGCGGCGCCCTGCTGCCGGACCGCATCCAGACCTGCACCCCGGCGCTGCTGCAACGCACCCATGCCCTCAGCCGCGAGCTGGCAGCTCCCGTACGCCTGCACTGCTGCCAGGGAAGCGGCGAAGTAGCGTTAGTAAAATCGCTGCGAGGCAAGGCACCGCTGGCCTGGCTGGAGGAACTGGACCTGCTCGGCCCACGGACGCTGCTCCCCCACGGCATCTACATCGAAGGCGACGAAGACCTCGCCCGCCTCGCCGGCAGCGGCACCAGCCTGGTCCACTGCCCGGTGGTCTTCGCCCGCGATGGCGAAGCGCTGGACTCCTTCGGCCGCTACCGCACACGCGGCATCAACTTCGCCCTGGGTACCGACACCTGGCCGGCGGACCTGCTGGACAACATGCGCCAAGGCCTGAATATCGCCCGCCTCAAGGAGGGCGGCAGCCACGGCACCAGCGCCCTCGATCTCTACAACGCCGCCACCCTGGGTGGCGCCAAGGCGCTGGGTCGCGACGACCTGGGCCGCCTCGCGCCCGGCGCCAAGGCGGACATCACCGTGTTCGACCTCGACGGCCTGCACCTGGGTCCTCTGTTCGACCCGCTGAAAAACCTGCTCCTCGCGGGCCGTGGCGACGACTGCATCGCCAGCTGGATCGACGGACGCTGCGTGATGCAGGACGGCCAGGTCAACGGTGTCGACTACGCCAGCCTCCAGCAGCAAGCCCAACGGCAGTTCCACAAGCTGATGCAGAGCCACGCCGACCGCGCCTTCGGCCAACCGGATTGGCGGGGGCTGTTCCAGTCGGCCATTCCCTTCGCCGATGCGTGGAGCGCCGATCGTCCGCTCTGCACCCTTGCCAGCCAGCCCGACCAATAA
- a CDS encoding flavin reductase family protein, with protein sequence MLSFDFAQLGPREKYKILIGSVVPRPIALVTTVDAEGRANAAPFSFFNALSADPPILALGVENHADLTPKDTTRNIMLNQEFTVNIVSDALVEAMNVCAVPFEPGFDELLAAGLTALPGSRVGCPYIAEAPVALECRRMMGLSIGQSREIILGEVLMVHVRDELIDPKTLYIDQLGLDAIGRMGGHGYARTREYFDLPTRSLQAWNEEPGAGERVWPVALSPVPSP encoded by the coding sequence ATGCTGAGCTTCGACTTCGCCCAACTGGGCCCCCGCGAGAAGTACAAGATCCTCATCGGCAGCGTGGTGCCCCGGCCCATCGCCCTGGTCACCACGGTGGACGCCGAAGGCCGTGCCAACGCCGCGCCTTTCAGTTTCTTCAACGCGCTGTCCGCCGACCCGCCGATTCTCGCCCTCGGGGTGGAAAACCACGCCGACCTGACCCCGAAGGACACCACGCGCAACATCATGCTGAACCAGGAATTCACCGTGAACATCGTTTCCGACGCACTGGTGGAAGCCATGAACGTTTGCGCCGTGCCCTTCGAACCCGGGTTCGACGAACTGCTCGCTGCCGGACTCACCGCACTACCCGGCAGCCGTGTCGGCTGCCCGTACATTGCCGAAGCACCGGTCGCCCTGGAGTGCCGGCGGATGATGGGCCTTTCCATCGGCCAATCGCGGGAAATCATCCTCGGCGAAGTGTTGATGGTGCATGTACGCGACGAGTTGATCGATCCGAAAACCCTCTACATCGACCAACTCGGCCTCGATGCCATCGGTCGCATGGGCGGCCACGGCTATGCCCGCACGCGGGAGTACTTCGACCTGCCGACGCGGTCGTTGCAGGCTTGGAATGAGGAGCCGGGGGCGGGGGAACGAGTTTGGCCCGTTGCCCTCTCCCCCGTCCCCTCTCCCTGA
- a CDS encoding LysR substrate-binding domain-containing protein, giving the protein MNLFQLRAFDAVVREGSFTRAAERLCISQPAVTGHIKALEEHYQVRLLRRSARQVEPTELGRRLAGISHQLFALAEQAEDLLDTSRALESGRLDLAADSPHLVMPLLARMRERHPGVSINLRLGNTQETLNALNGERVDLALISDMSERPGLRLQPIGEARLCLLLPVTHRWVGAREEIGLNELRDEVLLQREPASLTRRTFEKACTEQGLQLRAALELNSREAVIEAVAAGLGVSIVYSLEVPRDPRVAALPLKGEGLVSRHYLACLESYGELRVVKAFFEVAGEALSPSPSP; this is encoded by the coding sequence ATGAATCTCTTCCAGCTCCGTGCCTTCGATGCCGTGGTTCGCGAGGGCAGTTTCACCCGTGCCGCCGAACGCCTGTGCATCAGCCAGCCGGCGGTGACCGGGCATATCAAGGCACTGGAAGAGCACTATCAGGTACGCCTGCTGCGGCGTTCGGCGAGGCAGGTGGAACCCACCGAACTGGGGCGTCGCCTGGCCGGCATCAGTCACCAGCTGTTCGCCCTGGCGGAACAGGCGGAGGACCTGCTCGACACCAGCCGCGCACTGGAGTCCGGTCGCCTGGACCTTGCCGCCGACAGCCCGCACCTGGTGATGCCGCTGCTGGCGCGGATGCGCGAACGCCATCCGGGCGTGTCCATCAACCTGCGCCTGGGTAATACCCAGGAAACCCTGAATGCCCTGAACGGCGAGCGGGTGGACCTGGCGCTTATCAGCGACATGTCCGAGCGGCCTGGTCTGCGCCTGCAACCCATCGGCGAGGCGCGCCTGTGCCTGTTGCTACCGGTGACGCACCGGTGGGTCGGAGCGCGCGAGGAAATCGGCCTGAACGAGTTGCGGGATGAGGTGCTGCTGCAACGCGAGCCCGCTTCCCTGACGCGCCGCACGTTCGAGAAGGCCTGCACCGAACAGGGCCTGCAACTGCGCGCGGCGCTGGAGCTGAACAGCCGCGAAGCAGTGATCGAAGCGGTGGCGGCGGGGCTTGGGGTGAGCATCGTGTATTCGCTGGAAGTGCCGCGCGATCCACGGGTGGCGGCACTTCCGTTGAAAGGTGAGGGACTGGTCAGCCGGCACTATCTGGCGTGCCTGGAGAGCTATGGGGAGTTGCGCGTGGTGAAGGCGTTTTTTGAGGTGGCCGGGGAGGCCCTCTCCCCCAGCCCCTCTCCCTGA